CAGGTGCGGCGCTGCGTGGCGCGGTGCGGCGCGGTGCGGCTGCGGGCGGCGGCCGGGCGCTCCGTACGCGCCGCCCGCGGGACTGCAGAGTCTGCTCCCGGCTGGCCGCCCGCACCCCGCCGCCACCACCGTCACCGCCCGCTGCTCGGATTCTGCCGGCCCTGGCTGTTACCCAGGAACATGGAGGCTCGGATACCCATCTGCAAGGGTAAATCAGTGTCCGGCGTTCGGTTGCGCGTGCTACCATCCTTGCCCGGCTGCAGCGCCCCAGAGGGGCTGCAGGGCACCCCGGTAGTCTGGGCGGGCGAGCTGGTGCCCGACCCCTGCTGTCGACCTGGAGGGCTATGGACCGCGCCGGTCACggcgggtggggtggggggactttCCCCTTCTGAAGAGTGCATGGAATGGACTCGGGGACCCTGTGGTCTATGCGTGACTTAGGGCGGAGGGAGCAGATTGGGGGTGGCGGGTGATGGGAAGTGCAGCTGACTGCATAGCCATGTCTGGTAAATAGTGGGTGGGTAGGATAGGACCCGAATCACTTGGGTCCTCCCGGTTGCATTTGCCTCTTGGCAACGGAGTAAAATAGGCTTCTCCGCAGTCGCTGTTTTTCCACTTAGCCGAGGTGGTGGGCTGCCGCGGAGTCCCCTTGCCTAAGAGGAAGCTAGATCtggggcagctgcccggagaagCCTACTCTGCACCGTCAGAGTTCAGGCTCCTGTGTATTTTCGGGTGGAGACGTGCACCGGTGGTCCCTCAGCTGGACCTCGCAGGCACCAGCTAGGCTGTTCTCGGGCCCGCAGCGGGAGCCCACTGCACTGCGCAGGAAGGGGTTAAGGTGGCACGCTCAAGCCGGCCGTCGGCTGCAGCCTCCGGTCTACTGCGCGGATTCCGGCGGGAGCGCGCCCGGCGGAATCCCGGCCGGAGCCCTGGGCGATGGGAGAGGTCCCAGACCCCTCCCGGTACTGAAGTCGGCAGGATTGGGTCGGCGGGGGGCCAGCCCGGAAGCCAGCTTCCTCTAGGCTCCCCCTCTCCGAGAAGCCAATCTTCCTCGCAGCCTGGCAGCTTGAGCGTTTGTTCTGTGCTTCCCTGCCGAGATGTGAGGGATTTTCTCTTGGGAAGAAATCAGTGGTCGAGTGCGTGCCCAGCTCAAATGCCATCCTACCCAAAGCAAGGCCTGAGGCCTAGGGATCCCGGAGGGAGAGTAAGTTCAGCGACCCCGGCTATCCAGCCTTCTAACAGAGGCTATCTGGCTGTGTGctagggggggtgggggggagtctTTCTCAAGCTGGGAAGGAGTGTGTgctggggggaggaggaaggattgcTTCTTCGCCGGGACGTAGCTAAGGTCAAAGAGGAAAACCCTCCTCTTGGGAGATAGGTGTTCTGACACCAGGATGGGAGAAAGCTGTGTCGCtcctggtggcaggagagaactaaGGGGAGAAAGTACTTCAAGCTGATGAGAAGAAAGGCTCACCCAGGAGAGGCTAGGAGGGTACAGGGTAGTTCTCTGGGTCACTGGCCCCATGGAAAGTAGGCACGGGGGTTGCCACTCGCAGAGAGGGTATCTGCCAGAGTGCTTCTAACTCTTGGTTTCAGCTGCCAGACAACCCTGGTTTCCACCTTGCTGTTGTGTTTTCCAGGCAATATCACACCTCCTAGGGACAACCCGGAGAACTCTGGCTTTTGCTGAGCTGTGTGTCTTACCTCCTTCCTTCCAAAGGCTTCAGACCCAGGCTTTGCTCTGCTCAAGCCCTGAATGCTCCTGGCCAGGCATCAAACTGTCCCTCCAGCCCTATCCAGCCCTAGAACACACCTCCAGGACCCGGAACCTGCCCTCCTGCTCAGGATGACTCACCATTATTCCCAGCTCAACTGAGAAGATGTGACAGGGAGCTGAGCCGCCTATCTGTGTATCTAGGATTCCTGTAGCATCTGATCAGCTCTTCAAGGAACCTCAGGCTCCTGCCTGGCCAGGTAAACCAGTCCATTAATAGCAGCTTATAGAGTTGCTAGGGATGGTATCAGGGACGAAGACCCAGGCCCCAAATACCCTACCATGAGTACCTCCTGTGGTGCAGGTGTTGGCAAAACATTAGCATAGTGCCTGGCAGAAGGCTCCCTTCTCCCTATGGAGCTGTGTCCCAGGGTGCTGTGTGGTACAAAGGAGCCTGTCTCTGTCACCTGCCCCCAGTGCATACCATTCTATAACTGAAAGATCGTTCCCTGAACCCTACTGATCCCCAGACAAGTTACATAGCAAAAGTAGTGTCAGGGGCGGGGCTGATGGTATGCTAGTGTTTTTTCTGAAAACGAGAGATGGGGCCTCAAATGCAGCTCATGTCAGGTTGCCAGTGACTGGCGGTCTCATGCccttacctgcctctgtctttcagcCAAGCGAGGCTGTGTCTCCAGCTCTCAGAGGGCTCTGGGGCTCTCCTGCAGGAGCACAGCCTGATGCTTCTGCGTTCCCTCGGGCCCAGTTACCAGCACCCTGAGCTCCCTGCTGCAAGCAGCCGGACAGACGGCATAGAGTAAAGCACACTTCTCAGCCCCAATTATGACAGTGGCTACCGGAGACCCAGTGGATGAGGCTGCTGCCCTCCCTGGGCACCCACAGGACACCTATGACCCAGAGGCAGACCACGAGTGCTGTGAGAGAGTAGTGATCAACATCTCAGGCCTGAGGTTTGAGACTCAGCTAAAGACCTTAGCCCAGTTTCCAGAGACCCTCTTAGGGGACCCCAAGAAGCGGATGAGGTACTTCGACCCCCTCCGAAATGAGTACTTTTTTGATCGCAACCGCCCTAGCTTCGATGCCATCTTGTACTACTACCAGTCTGGGGGCAGGTTGAGGCGTCCTGTGAATGTGCCCTTAGATATCTTCTCTGAAGAAATCCGGTTTTATGAGCTAGGAGAAGAAGCAATGGAGATGTTCCGGGAGGACGAAGGCTACATCAAGGAAGAAGAACGTCCTCTGCCCGAAAATGAGTTTCAGAGACAGGTGTGGCTTCTCTTTGAATATCCTGAGAGTTCAGGGCCTGCCAGGATTATAGCCATTGTATCTGTCATGGTCATTCTGATCTCCATTGTCAGCTTCTGTCTGGAAACCTTGCCCATCTTCCGGGATGAGAATGAGGACATGCATGGTGGTGGGGTGACcttccacacctactccaacagcaCCATCGGGTACCAGCAGTCCACCTCTTTCACCGACCCTTTCTTCATCGTAGAGACTCTCTGCATCATCTGGTTCTCCTTTGAGTTTCTGGTGAGATTCTTTGCCTGCCCCAGCAAAGCTGGCTTCTTCACCAACATCATGAACATCATTGACATTGTGGCTATCATACCTTACTTTATCACCCTGGGGACGGAGTTGGCTGAGAAGCCGGAGGACGCCCAGCAAGGCCAGCAGGCCATGTCACTGGCCATTCTCCGTGTCATCCGGTTGGTAAGAGTCTTTAGGATTTTCAAGTTGTCCAGACATTCCAAAGGTCTGCAGATTCTAGGTCAAACCCTCAAAGCCAGCATGAGGGAACTGGGCCTTCTGATATTCTTCCTCTTCATCGGGGTCATCCTCTTCTCTAGTGCTGTCTATTTTGCAGAAGCTGACGAGCGAGAGTCCCAGTTTCCCAGCATCCCGGATGCTTTCTGGTGGGCAGTCGTCTCCATGACAACTGTAGGCTATGGTGACATGGTTCCAACTACCATTGGGGGAAAGATAGTGGGTTCCCTGTGTGCAATTGCAGGTGTGTTAACCATTGCCTTACCAGTCCCTGTCATAGTGTCTAACTTCAACTACTTCTACCAccgggagacagagggagaggagcaggCCCAGTACTTGCAAGTGACAAGCTGTCCAAAGATCCCGTCCTCCCCTGACCTAAAGAAAAGTAGAAGTGCCTCTACCATAAGTAAGTCAGATTACATGGAGATCCAGGAGGGAGTGAACAATAGTAATGAGGACTTTAGAGAGGAGAACTTAAAAACAGCCAACTGCACATTGGCTAACACAAACTATGTGAATATTACCAAAATGTTAACTGATGTCTGAGGAAGCCTATTAATGTACTCACAGCTCAGCAGGACGAATGCAGATGTTGCATAATAGCCTGCATTGTAGTCAGTGTCCTACAGTGTGCATCTGGTTCTGCATGGAAAGCAATAGTCGTGCAAGTGACTTTTGACCTTTTGATTTTCGATTTAGAACACAGAATATTTATCAATGGCTTTTATGAAATCTTCATCACTGACGTACAGGTTTCCAAAGATGGGAGTCACCTATGGAGCTAGCATCTCATTGGCACAGTGCCGCCCCCTCATAGCCAGCACACAATCCGTCCTATCAACACCATCCTAACACCCAAACTAAAGGCAAACACACCTGGCAGGTGCCTTCTCCCTGCCACACCCTACCACCCCACTTCAGCCCACCCACCCCTGCACAGAGGAGCACTACCTTGGCTTAGTTTGAAAGTTCTGGTGACTACTCCAAAGGTCATTCCCATTTTTGCCTTGAAAAGAACACACAGTCCTATGTGTTGGAATTACTTTGTGTGTCACAGGCTGGGGTTTGTAGATTGCAGTTGCCAACTAGATGCTCCGGAGGCTTATGTTTTGTAATGGAGATGCAGCATTCTGCTTTTTCTCTGCAGTGTTGGCGTGGGGGAAGcccagggggtgggggagggacggTTAATATGACCAAATATGAGTTGTCAAGTTTTATATTTGTTCCCTTAGGCCTATGGGGAGAAGCTACCGAATTCGGGGACTTCTCAGCTTCAGATACCATTTTCGCAAGCTTCAGGGTCACAGAACATGTTCGATTTCTTCCCTTACTCTGGAGTTTGCAGACATCTGCTTTCCCGATGGTGTAGCCCTGCTCCACTCCAGTGCAGTGGAGTGTACCAGTCATGCAATAGAGCTGCATGGGTGTTCACTGCATGAATctcaatatttaaaacacagaagaTAACCTATCTTCCTAGTAGCCTATACAGTATTCATATGTAGAGTATTAATAGCCTTGGGATGGTATTGACCTATGCTTTTTTTCCCATCAGAAGGCAAAAGCCCTCcatcagggaaaagaaaatagactATTTGGAATGGGGAACCAAAACTTCCGGCTGGCCTTCCAGCCCACCCATCTCTGTTCTTTCAATGGGAGCAAAGACTCTGCCACACCAGGAGAATGAACAGAAAAGTCAGAGTCTAAACACTCACGTGACTGAAAAGTAGGTAATTAATCCAGTCATGGGTATGACTACAAAGTTTACCAGGACATTGATCCTGAGGACAGGCAGATCTATGGGTTcaatgtacataaatatatatcagctatctatctttctctctcatgtgttCCTCTAGTAAGCTATAGAAAATTGCATTTGAACATTGTATAAGCTTATGCAATATTTTGACACAGGGCAATTTATGCATGTGTTTGACTATGTGcactagaatatatatatacaagtgtgtgtatatgtacattatacacacacacataaacacacatatatatattcattctctgGAGTGCAGATTCAGGAGCAAATCCATTGCTTGGTGGGTTGGTTGTATAAGAAGCCCTATGGGTACGTTAAAACCCACTGAACCTGGGTTTGCTGTCATTGGCTCAGACACACTCCAGTGTTCATGGATTCCTAGACATTAGAATTGTCTTTCTGCCCTCCATGTGCTGCAGCTTCAGTTTCCCATGGCTGAAGCTTGTCTTACTGAGTGCAGTGCACAAGGGTCCTATAGCCCTCACAGCTCCAGCTATCCTGGGTCAGGCCCACCCCAGGCCTCCTCTCTACAATTCATCCCATTAATCATTTCCATTATTATCCTCTCCCCCATTTGATTCTCTCTCATTTGCCTCTGCATCCATCATTTTCATGAACCTGTCCCTAGGATGGATCCTCTGCTTTGAAACCAAGGAATAAAACTCCTTGGGAGCAGATTCTGCTGATCTGGACTTAAAGGAAGCCTCCTATTGGTGGAAATTTCCAAATTCTGGAACCAAGGGATGGATTCCCTACACAGCCCAAAGCATCATTTTCATTACTAAACTCAGACTCTCTCCCTAGCACACTGGTAGTAAGAGCtgccctttaaaaaataagagttgTCCCACCTCAAAGAGACGTGCTTGACTttgatgactccccatgggaaagccttaccctctctgaggaatggatgggggtgaaGGGGGAAGGtaaagggagcaggaggaagggagaaagtaggagctgagattggtatgtaaaatttcaattaaataataataataaaggaattacccccacccccaagaacaGGTAAAGAATAAATGAACACTGTAGAGCCTCAATGTAGAGAATGTATTGGCCTTAGAAAGTGGGGGACAGCTTGTGCCTCTTCATGctacttttctttgtcttttgacaCAGTGGCTTAAATTCCCCAAACACAACAAATCATAATCAGACTGTTCAGAATTGATTCCAGCCCAGTCATCACTGTTCACTAGTTGGTACCTACAGTTGTCTTAGGAGAGGGGGGGCACCAGCCCAGGGTGCTAGTCCAGGGTGCTCATTAGTTCCTGGTCACCCACATCCCCAGAGGATCCCACGCCAGACACAAAGCCTCCgtgcttctcttcttctcctttgtGGGAGGTGGTGCTGAACTTCATAACGTGGGGTGGGAGGGACATACTGGAGGGTAGAAAGTTAAAGCAACCCATACAGAAGTCTAGGTAAGGGGAAGTTACCTATTCACAAAATCCTTGGCCTGGCAACCATAaaatgtgcacacgcatgcatcaTAAAATAAACGATACGTCATTgtcacacaaaaatataaaatatgcaacATATACGCAAAATACCCATAGGCCAAAATAATATAAACAGTATACAAATAAGAGATCTACAAAACAAACACATCGCCTAAACGTAGAATGTGCATACCAACAGAGAATATCTGCAAGAAATATATTTAGcctgtgtgcaaacacacagcaTACAACTCATATGCAAAATACACAAATCCAACTGGGGGGACAATGGATATACATCAAAATGCATAAATGATGTTTTGTCATTGTTTCTTCATACGAGCTCAGCAGGTATACGTAATGCACAGAGTTATACTAGATACACACAAAAAGCAGTACCCATGCCCaacaatacacacaaaatttagACATTGAATCACTAATCATGTGTACACTTCCACATCTAAAATGTGATGGACAAAGGCAAGGGATCAGATTTAATTGCTTTTCCTTGCCTATATCAATAACCCTCAACATTCTCCAAGGAGCCTCTTCTTTGACATCCAGCCTCATTCTTGAGACAGGACTCCTGAGGTTTCAAGCAGAAAGATGGGCCACTACATCAAGCACTGAAATCTCCTGGGTTGGCTACCATTCACCTTCTTTCAAACAGCACTCAGAGTGTAGGGTGTGTGGAATGACCTGCAAGAACTAGCAACCTAATATGGGCTTCCATgatgttccttttctttcagaGAAAATCCACACAGATGACTCAGTCTCCCCTCCAAGTAGCCACAATCTCTGGGTTTATCCCTATTCTCTTGAAACAGTGATGGCTCAAGAAACTATAGGGTTCTGGACCCTAAGCCTGGTTGAAATGCCCCAACATTCTTTGAGCCAAAAGATCTTATTACCCAGCCTTCCAAAGTACCTCTTTGTCTGGAGCCACGTCAGAAACTTGATCCTCTATATGGACTTAGCTCCTAAAATGAGACACCTTTTCTTGCTCATGGCATTTCACTCACTCTTGGGCACAAATCCAATAAATCAACTCTTGATCGCCATCTCTGAGTGTTCAGTCTAGGCATGCTTCCCCAACAGGGCTCCCAGGGAAGCCTGACCTCCCATTCAATTGTGGTGCCTTGACAAACCTGCAGACAAATTTAGCTGAAGTAAAATGTGACGAAGGACGCTAACCTATGGCTAAAAGAGCGTTAACAATctttagaggacctgagttttagcCTCTATTCTAACACTAGATTTAAACACTTTGTAAGATTACCCACCATCATAGAGCACCAGGGACTGCTTCTTCCTGCTCGTAGGACCAGGTAGGGCCTGAGTGTCTTTTGGCAAAAGTTTTATGTAGCCTTGGATCAAGTTTCCTGGCTCTACTTCTACGATTCCAGGTTTATGAGCATTTCCTTCAAGGTTCCAGAGAGGAGACAACAAGAGCCGAGAATGGTCTTGTGGTCCAAAACTTGTACACCGGGACTTGTGTTTCCAAAGCGAGATACCAATTTCCACCCTAACTTTGTGAGATGCTCTGTGGCCCCGGACATTTTAAAAGTTGGGGTTTCTGGGAGGTTGGGAAGGAAGGAGtccaggaaaggcagagaaattgtcaggaaagagaaaataactgAGCAGTTGACTTCCTAAGTAAGTTTATCAAGAACCATGTTTTCGTtggttaaataaatttaatttaggAACCCAATTTTAATTTCGTTAAGGCTTTGTGCCTTTCTGGAACTTCAGTAGTGTATGAATGTCAAGTCTTGGCTCTTCTAAGGATGCTCTGCCTGGGAACTCAGTGCCAGTCACAGGCATGGAAAGGAGGTAGGAACTGATCTTCCCCAGAGAAAGCTAGAGGAAGTGCAAAGGGCATGTGAAGGTCATAAAGTGCTCTGACCTGCTAACCTAGGAAGGAGGAGGACCCCAGCGCTCTCCTGTGGACCCCCCCTTCCCCTACCATAACAATCTAGTGTGGCAGATGGGATGGCTACCTGGCCTCAAAGGGCTCTGATGTCTAGGCTACTATTTCTGGTGACACAATACAAGTCCCTTTTGCCTTGATAAAGTTTCCATTGTTCAggttcaaattcatgaccttagTTCACCAACATCACTAGCCACTCGAGTCAACCAGCAGGAGATATGTGCTGGCAGCTGTCTTCATAGTTATTGTGACTGTCATCTGTACCCTCAGACTTGGCCCTTGttgagaacccccccccccgccccaaccTCCATGGAGCAGAAAGCAGGGAAGGACAGGAGGAGTAAGGAAATCCCTTACAAGCACCTCAACTAACCTAGTCCACTTtgcctctctttctgtcccccttCCTCCTGGAACTCAGCTCCATCCCACATAGTTTGTGTCTAatgtttttaaagaggaaatgtgcAATAAAAGCAATAGTGACTGTTTTCTTTAGCAATAGCTCTTTCAAAATCTTGCTCTCAGGACTGAAAAGTGATAGATAGTAAATAGACCACCAGGTAATGCCCTTGACCTCTGGACATTTGTTCCTAGCTTCTGTAGTTCTTCTTCCCACTTGATCCCATGAATGATTTTTGTCTGCTGAGGTCTGACCTCCTTCCGAAATGAACAATACACAGAGATGCAGTGTTCCCCCAAGGAAGGTCTGTGAGAAGGCTTTCTTTTGTCGTCTTTCAGGCTCTTTTTTGTGCGCATCTCTCTTGGTACGTGTCTCTGTGCCCCTCTTCCACTGCCTCTCCTTCCTACCTCTAGGCACTGAAACCCTTGCATTTGAGTGACCTCATGCCAGCCCATCTTGTTGACTTTGTGTTCGTCTGTCCGGTATAATGGAAGCCTATAGGAGAGCGCTTACTGATAGATAAGAATAAAGCATCCTGGGCCATTATAGAAGATCCTTTCCATGCAGTAAAAGCCATTACTTGATTCTTTTGCAGCCCTCTCCAGGGAGATGAAGATGAGGGAATGTAGCCCTGAGGTGTACACCTGGGATCAGTTACTTGGGCAGATTTGGGGATTGtcctctgcctctccttcacAATAGACTGACTTGCTCAACCCTATAGACTTTATCAGCGCTTCAGAGCAAAGTAAGTCTTACGGCTTTGAAGAGAGGTGGACAGGCACAGAGGTGTGGGTGGTCAGGGAGTAGCATTCGTGAAATAAACCCCACTTGCCACTACAGGGTGCAACTGTGCAGATATTTCACACATCACCCAGGGCTTTGAAAGGGATCCCTTTCTTGAAACATCTGTGAGGTGAACTATTACCATTCAGACTGGAATCAGGGAAGGCTGGCGACCCCGGGAGCCCACTCCATTCCTTCTCAGCTTACTTTGCTCCACACATCCTTGTCTAGCCTAACCTTGGGAAATCTCAGGGAGGAGAGTGTCCCGAATGCTTTGCCGTCTGGTTATTGGAGGGGAGATGGGAAAATGTGTGCTTCCGCTTTTGTGATTGGAAAGTGGTATTTCTGAAATAGGTTAGGATAAACTCTTGCCATAGTTAAGTAGAGCGTTTtgagaagacagaagaccttGCATGGCTCAGCGTCAACCTCCTAAACCTCAGTGCTTGGTGTATGGAAACGGAGGTGAAGCAGACCAAAGAGGCTAAGTAATGCTGGCTACAAAATAGATGTGGGCACATCATAGCTTCTCAGATGATGCTCTGTTTGCCTCTTCCTACTAAAAGTATAGAAAGACAACGTAATTCCTGTCAATAAGGATTTTTAGTTAATTGGTCCTGAGTTATTAGAGGTttcccatatatacatatacctgtgtgtatatatgtataatgtatgtacatatgtatgccaTTATTTCAGAAAATTACACAAATAGATGTTGACCAATCTCAGTTTCAGTAGTGTGGAATACATTTGGCATTCTAAGGAATAAGCTGCGTTTACTTGAATTTTAACGTGACCTTTTTCGCATTCTTCCCAACTCTCCAGCTCTGTGCTTTTTCTGATTAAGAAACTATCTAGAAGGCATTTCTTCAAACAAAAGGACAGGCTCAGGAttgcctctttcccttccctgccaGGTGGCTGCCTGACTCAAGGATCAAAGGGAAGTGTGGTCCCAGGACCaggtgctttcttttcctttattctgcCTGCCTTGTTTGGCTGTAACTTCATCCCTCAAGACCAGAAAAGTTATGCCCAACTTTGTAGCTCTAGGGGAGTGGAATATTCTGAGACTTGGCACAGGGCTGGTCTCTAGTTTTTTCTCGGTCGGTGTTAAGAGTCCTAGGCttgaatttcttgagttctgaCACGACCTCAGTGAAGAATGAAAAATATGGGCTTTGTGGTCATTGGTGAAACGAACCCGGTATGCAGTTGAGTCCGCTTAGTGTAAACAGAGGGCCAGGCCTAGAGCAACTGAGACCCACTTGTCTTCTTGGAGGGATGAGCTGTATACACCATTCAAGAAACTTCTGGGTAGAAACCTAAACATGCCCTCCT
The genomic region above belongs to Arvicola amphibius chromosome 14, mArvAmp1.2, whole genome shotgun sequence and contains:
- the Kcna2 gene encoding potassium voltage-gated channel subfamily A member 2 encodes the protein MTVATGDPVDEAAALPGHPQDTYDPEADHECCERVVINISGLRFETQLKTLAQFPETLLGDPKKRMRYFDPLRNEYFFDRNRPSFDAILYYYQSGGRLRRPVNVPLDIFSEEIRFYELGEEAMEMFREDEGYIKEEERPLPENEFQRQVWLLFEYPESSGPARIIAIVSVMVILISIVSFCLETLPIFRDENEDMHGGGVTFHTYSNSTIGYQQSTSFTDPFFIVETLCIIWFSFEFLVRFFACPSKAGFFTNIMNIIDIVAIIPYFITLGTELAEKPEDAQQGQQAMSLAILRVIRLVRVFRIFKLSRHSKGLQILGQTLKASMRELGLLIFFLFIGVILFSSAVYFAEADERESQFPSIPDAFWWAVVSMTTVGYGDMVPTTIGGKIVGSLCAIAGVLTIALPVPVIVSNFNYFYHRETEGEEQAQYLQVTSCPKIPSSPDLKKSRSASTISKSDYMEIQEGVNNSNEDFREENLKTANCTLANTNYVNITKMLTDV